The following proteins are encoded in a genomic region of Bernardetia sp. MNP-M8:
- a CDS encoding methyltransferase yields MFQFKKFSINQDSCAMKICTDACIFGGYIDASESKRILDIGTGTGLLSLMLAQRTDNASSNFDKKPIITAIEIEKEAFLAAKDNFEKSIYNERLEIYHNSAQKFSKNYSSTFDHIISNPPFFLHQSKTKNTPKNLALHSEALSFNELIEIIDKLLSKDGKCDILLPAYEMDVFIKKAKHHNLSVQKKMNIYTRKEQGIFRVITRFVRDKFEENREKEILITDFVIYKSKNEKDINLNRGYTDEFVALLREFYIIF; encoded by the coding sequence ATGTTTCAATTTAAAAAGTTTAGTATTAATCAAGATAGTTGTGCCATGAAAATCTGTACAGATGCTTGTATTTTTGGTGGTTATATTGATGCTTCTGAAAGTAAACGCATTTTAGACATTGGCACAGGAACAGGTCTTTTATCCTTAATGCTTGCTCAAAGAACAGATAATGCATCAAGTAATTTTGATAAAAAACCAATAATAACAGCTATAGAGATAGAAAAAGAGGCATTTTTGGCAGCTAAAGATAATTTTGAAAAAAGTATCTACAACGAAAGACTAGAGATATATCATAATTCAGCACAAAAATTTTCAAAAAACTACTCTTCTACTTTCGACCACATTATTAGTAATCCTCCTTTTTTTCTTCATCAATCTAAAACAAAAAATACTCCTAAAAACTTAGCTTTGCATAGTGAAGCTCTTTCTTTTAATGAGTTAATAGAGATAATTGACAAATTACTTTCTAAAGATGGAAAATGTGATATTTTACTTCCAGCCTATGAAATGGATGTTTTTATCAAAAAAGCAAAGCATCATAATTTATCGGTTCAAAAAAAAATGAATATCTATACAAGAAAAGAACAAGGTATATTTAGGGTAATAACGAGATTTGTGCGAGATAAATTTGAAGAAAATAGAGAAAAGGAGATTCTGATAACTGATTTTGTTATCTATAAATCAAAGAATGAAAAAGATATTAATTTAAATAGAGGGTATACAGATGAATTTGTGGCACTTTTGAGAGAGTTTTATATTATTTTCTAA
- a CDS encoding GH25 family lysozyme, producing the protein MKIIFSLVFFVLIFSISNAQTKKASASFIKPWNDTEKPIIIDVYSKNDYTINQITKEKRIKGIIHKLSAEDSSIFYKRRKEAYKNDLLFGSYWLPKHNTDGKKQADEYLKMIGEEYIKKEFLALDFEMHKTTKEFISPYNAYLFVTRIYEKTGRYPHIYSSVSNLKKLEDSLYGQIFKKCKLWIIALTENGDITEVFEKDYTNHRKNKKIWTTYSLWQFGCEMNCCSDNVNEEKPCFYKVDDLECGIDYNIYNGNEEELIKNWAS; encoded by the coding sequence ATGAAAATAATTTTTAGTTTAGTCTTCTTCGTGTTAATTTTTTCTATCTCCAATGCACAAACTAAGAAAGCATCTGCTTCTTTCATCAAGCCGTGGAATGACACAGAAAAACCGATTATTATTGATGTTTATTCTAAAAATGATTATACCATAAATCAAATCACGAAAGAAAAAAGAATAAAAGGAATTATTCACAAACTGTCAGCAGAAGACAGTAGTATTTTTTATAAAAGAAGAAAAGAAGCCTACAAAAACGATTTGCTTTTTGGTTCGTATTGGCTACCCAAACATAATACAGATGGAAAAAAACAGGCTGATGAATATTTAAAAATGATAGGAGAAGAGTATATAAAAAAAGAATTTTTGGCTTTAGATTTTGAAATGCACAAAACGACAAAGGAATTCATTTCGCCTTATAATGCGTATCTTTTTGTAACACGTATTTATGAAAAAACAGGACGTTATCCTCATATTTATTCTTCTGTTTCTAATCTCAAAAAATTAGAAGATTCTCTTTATGGTCAAATATTCAAAAAATGTAAACTCTGGATTATTGCACTTACTGAAAATGGAGATATTACAGAAGTATTTGAAAAAGACTATACAAATCATAGAAAAAATAAGAAAATTTGGACTACTTATTCACTTTGGCAATTTGGTTGTGAAATGAATTGTTGTTCAGATAATGTAAATGAAGAAAAACCTTGTTTTTATAAAGTTGATGACTTAGAATGTGGAATAGATTATAATATCTATAATGGAAACGAAGAAGAATTAATCAAAAACTGGGCTTCTTAG
- a CDS encoding DUF423 domain-containing protein yields MKNNFIFFGAILGGLAVGIGAFGAHALKDWLISIGQAETFQTASKYHFYHSLSLILIGILSKMKLTTSEKSSKLLTWAGNLHLLGILIFSGTLYLLCLTNIKWLGAITPIGGVLLIVGWVFLALSFWNKK; encoded by the coding sequence ATGAAAAACAACTTTATATTTTTCGGTGCAATCTTGGGAGGCTTAGCTGTTGGAATTGGAGCTTTTGGAGCGCATGCTTTAAAAGATTGGCTTATTTCTATTGGTCAAGCCGAAACATTTCAAACAGCTTCCAAATATCATTTTTATCATTCCCTTTCTCTTATTTTAATAGGTATTTTATCAAAAATGAAATTAACAACTTCAGAAAAATCATCTAAATTATTGACTTGGGCAGGAAATTTACACCTTTTAGGAATACTTATTTTCTCAGGTACACTTTATTTACTTTGCCTTACAAATATAAAATGGTTGGGTGCAATTACTCCAATTGGAGGTGTTTTATTGATTGTTGGTTGGGTATTTTTAGCTCTTTCTTTTTGGAATAAAAAATAG
- the dinD gene encoding DNA damage-inducible protein D: MDNQNITVLKSAFENAALKDGNGNEVWSARTLQTLLKYSKWENFERTIAKAQTACINSEQDVDFHFLRKDRKVKTGVSSRMKMDYLLSRYACYLIAQNGDSRKQEVAFAQTYFALQTRKAELLEEEIQSRERLRQRRILAKNEFELFQIADERGVSKAGFQRIRNEGDKTLFGGTSPKELKEQNEIPEERNVSDFMPAVTIGSKNLATLFTKFKVSTDPKIRGEESIKDTHTNSNQTIREAFEKETGIKPEDLPMEEDLKKVRDKLKNEETTLFGFKITLGKKKK, translated from the coding sequence ATGGATAACCAAAACATAACTGTACTCAAATCAGCTTTTGAAAATGCTGCTCTCAAAGATGGCAATGGCAACGAAGTTTGGTCTGCTAGAACACTACAAACTTTATTGAAATACTCAAAGTGGGAAAATTTTGAACGAACTATCGCAAAAGCACAAACAGCTTGCATAAATAGTGAGCAAGACGTAGATTTTCATTTTTTGAGAAAAGATAGAAAAGTAAAAACGGGAGTGAGTTCTCGTATGAAAATGGATTACTTACTTTCTCGTTATGCTTGTTATTTGATTGCCCAAAATGGAGATTCTCGCAAACAAGAAGTCGCTTTTGCTCAAACTTATTTTGCACTTCAAACACGAAAAGCAGAATTATTAGAAGAAGAAATTCAGAGTAGAGAACGTTTGCGTCAGCGCAGAATTTTGGCAAAAAATGAGTTCGAACTTTTTCAGATTGCAGATGAAAGAGGCGTAAGTAAAGCAGGTTTTCAACGCATTAGAAATGAAGGTGACAAAACACTTTTTGGTGGAACTTCTCCTAAAGAACTTAAAGAGCAAAATGAAATTCCAGAAGAAAGAAATGTGTCCGATTTTATGCCTGCTGTAACTATTGGTTCGAAAAATTTGGCTACTCTTTTTACAAAATTCAAAGTTAGTACAGACCCAAAAATTAGAGGAGAGGAATCTATAAAGGACACTCATACAAATTCAAATCAAACAATTAGAGAAGCCTTTGAAAAAGAAACAGGAATAAAACCTGAAGATTTACCGATGGAAGAAGACCTCAAAAAAGTAAGAGATAAGCTCAAAAATGAAGAAACAACACTTTTTGGCTTCAAAATCACTCTTGGTAAAAAGAAAAAATAA
- a CDS encoding two-component regulator propeller domain-containing protein — MRFPLLLAFPLLIIIFFIDATTILAQQNSVSPVAPSVLFTQYSTDNGLANNSVKCILQDKKGFMWFGTRDGLSRFDAYSFQNYRSAPTLKAGFSEGLSDTYILSLAQSINENQETEKIWIGTNNGGLNYFDYQSKGFFHYPVSILKQTERKENTISDVTIQSLAVQQNNEKELVWIGTKRGGLQILDVEKTHFTTFLNDEKDSTSLKDNNVTAIQIDKQNKVWITTTILQLYQDGTFKNFYLPNSDGTASISKLFLDNQNRLWILTWDEGVYIFDTEKEEFIKKIPTPPVTAAAQDMQGNMWFSTFGAGVFQYDENGNFKARYGIENYEFGLKEALAWDIYADNMGGIWLGLYAEGIEYFSPQNQQFRLWTGEIKGLQSINTWDFEYEDSTTIWLATEKGLEKLKFENEYQKLTSLDYLETDKTPPVLDGLITTLLKTKNKSSLWVGTWQGLAKLETNNQTQKAKLTVFEVDRNNPDALKGDKITALGEDNDGNIWVGMLYGLAKYDIQTKKFEHFFPKPSDSTSLNEGYITAVLQDQKNRLWIGTRNGLHLYDAEINAFQRVLNDVKNPKSITHNQINFIFEDEKGTVWIGTNGGLNKLIENNQSDFTFENFTVKNGLPSNVIQAIIEDTNNNFWLTTNKGLSFYNKSQKNNKDESQFINYDKLDGLQANDFKRGALIRLPNGIIFMGGKEGFNAFHPDYLRKNNFAPKMAFTGFKLFGKEVFIRDSINKNSPLEKPINQVDQIILSHQDRVIEFDFTALSYYLPQKSRFAYKMEGFDKEWSYTDANRKFATYTSLPAGKYTFKIKAANADGIWSEEKSILIKVTPPFYQTWWFMTFAPLFILGLGYLFYKNRVAQIEKQNQKLEQTVRERTAEINVKNEELKSTNEDLNEKNQEVLVQNEELEQQREEILAQRDAIEGQNSSLKNLNENLEQSYQNLNTLTTIGQEITSNLELREVIKQVYERIQTIMSVEGFGIGLFREEENELFYTGYIEKNVVLPDHSENVNKESIGNWSFNNQKAVFINDLEKEYKNYISDLGELIEGEEPQSIVYVPLSILNHDQTVRIGVLTVQSFQKNAYTERHISILESLATYISIALKNAETYTELDLAHEKTHQVNQKLTDSIRYAQTIQESILSVHNKMYRSFSECEILYRPSSGVSGDFYWFSKILLKEKQKEKNPFLGIDLNGKVSARVLAVADCTGHGVPGAFMSLIGNGLLNEIVLQRGIIEPKLILKELHEGIRQLLRQNKKEKLEKLEQVNQDGMDISICLIVKNEEQNNETNTFKIVYAGAKRPMYYTKNGELNLVKGTRKSIGGRQKEEERVFEQEIFEIQKDEVIYLFTDGIADQHNIKLERIGSQNLFSFIDSVKEQNLATQKQKLEQFLDTYQGNQNQRDDITFLMAKIS, encoded by the coding sequence ATGCGTTTTCCCCTTTTGTTAGCATTCCCTCTGCTAATAATAATTTTTTTTATAGATGCAACAACTATTTTAGCACAGCAAAACTCCGTTTCGCCTGTTGCTCCTTCTGTGCTTTTTACTCAATACTCTACTGATAATGGACTTGCTAATAATAGTGTAAAATGTATTTTGCAGGACAAAAAAGGTTTTATGTGGTTCGGAACTAGAGATGGATTGAGTCGTTTTGATGCCTACTCTTTTCAAAATTATAGAAGTGCGCCAACTTTGAAAGCTGGATTTTCAGAAGGGTTATCAGATACATATATTCTCTCTCTTGCTCAAAGTATAAATGAAAATCAAGAAACAGAAAAAATTTGGATAGGTACAAATAATGGAGGTTTAAACTATTTTGATTATCAAAGTAAGGGCTTTTTTCATTATCCTGTTTCTATTTTAAAACAAACAGAACGAAAAGAGAACACAATTTCAGATGTTACCATTCAAAGTTTGGCAGTACAACAAAACAATGAAAAAGAACTCGTATGGATAGGTACAAAACGTGGAGGATTGCAAATTCTTGATGTAGAAAAAACACACTTCACTACTTTCTTAAATGATGAAAAAGATTCAACTTCATTAAAAGATAATAACGTAACAGCTATTCAGATTGACAAACAAAATAAGGTTTGGATTACGACTACCATTTTACAACTCTATCAAGACGGAACATTTAAAAATTTTTATCTTCCAAATTCGGATGGTACGGCAAGTATTTCGAAGCTTTTTTTAGATAATCAAAACAGACTTTGGATACTTACTTGGGATGAAGGGGTTTATATTTTTGATACAGAAAAAGAAGAATTTATTAAAAAAATTCCTACTCCTCCTGTTACAGCAGCAGCACAAGACATGCAGGGTAATATGTGGTTTTCTACTTTTGGGGCAGGAGTTTTTCAATATGATGAGAATGGAAATTTTAAAGCGAGATATGGGATAGAGAATTATGAATTTGGATTGAAGGAAGCTTTAGCTTGGGATATTTATGCAGATAATATGGGAGGGATTTGGTTAGGATTATATGCAGAAGGAATTGAATATTTTTCTCCTCAAAATCAACAGTTTAGACTTTGGACAGGAGAAATAAAAGGATTACAGAGTATAAATACGTGGGATTTTGAATATGAAGATTCAACAACAATTTGGCTGGCAACAGAAAAAGGACTAGAAAAATTAAAATTTGAAAATGAATATCAAAAACTAACTTCGCTAGATTATTTAGAAACAGACAAAACTCCTCCAGTTTTGGATGGGCTTATAACGACACTCTTAAAAACAAAAAATAAATCTTCACTTTGGGTCGGAACTTGGCAAGGCTTGGCAAAACTAGAAACAAATAATCAAACTCAAAAAGCAAAACTAACCGTTTTTGAAGTTGATAGAAATAATCCTGATGCACTAAAAGGAGATAAAATAACAGCTCTAGGAGAGGATAATGATGGAAATATTTGGGTCGGAATGCTTTATGGACTGGCAAAATATGATATTCAAACTAAAAAATTTGAACATTTTTTTCCAAAACCTTCTGATTCTACTTCTTTGAATGAAGGATATATTACAGCAGTTTTGCAAGACCAAAAAAATCGACTTTGGATAGGAACAAGAAATGGATTGCACCTCTATGATGCTGAAATAAATGCGTTTCAGAGAGTTTTGAATGACGTGAAAAATCCGAAATCAATTACTCATAATCAAATCAATTTTATTTTTGAAGATGAAAAAGGAACGGTTTGGATAGGAACAAATGGAGGTTTGAATAAACTTATAGAAAATAATCAATCAGATTTTACCTTTGAAAACTTTACTGTAAAAAATGGACTTCCTTCTAATGTTATCCAAGCCATTATAGAAGATACAAATAATAACTTTTGGCTGACTACAAACAAAGGATTGTCTTTTTATAACAAATCACAGAAAAATAATAAAGATGAATCTCAATTCATTAATTATGACAAATTAGATGGACTTCAAGCTAATGATTTTAAACGTGGTGCATTGATTCGCCTTCCAAATGGGATTATTTTTATGGGAGGAAAAGAAGGGTTTAATGCTTTTCACCCAGATTATTTAAGAAAAAATAATTTTGCTCCAAAAATGGCCTTTACAGGCTTTAAACTTTTTGGTAAGGAGGTCTTTATTAGAGATTCTATCAATAAAAACTCTCCTCTAGAAAAACCTATTAATCAAGTAGATCAAATTATTTTATCACATCAAGATAGAGTAATTGAGTTTGACTTTACAGCTTTGAGTTATTACTTACCTCAAAAAAGTCGTTTTGCCTATAAAATGGAAGGCTTTGATAAAGAGTGGAGTTATACAGATGCAAACCGAAAGTTTGCAACCTATACAAGCCTTCCAGCAGGAAAGTATACATTTAAGATAAAGGCAGCTAATGCAGATGGAATTTGGAGTGAAGAAAAAAGTATATTGATAAAAGTAACTCCTCCTTTTTACCAAACTTGGTGGTTTATGACTTTTGCACCTTTATTTATACTTGGTTTAGGATATTTGTTTTACAAAAATAGAGTAGCACAAATAGAAAAACAAAATCAAAAATTAGAGCAAACCGTCAGAGAGCGAACAGCCGAAATAAACGTAAAAAATGAGGAGTTAAAGTCTACTAATGAAGATTTGAACGAAAAAAACCAAGAAGTTTTGGTTCAAAATGAAGAATTAGAGCAACAAAGAGAGGAAATTTTGGCACAGCGTGATGCCATTGAAGGGCAAAATAGTTCATTAAAAAATCTAAATGAAAATTTAGAACAATCCTATCAAAATCTAAATACGCTTACCACCATAGGACAAGAAATTACATCTAACTTAGAACTTAGAGAGGTGATAAAACAGGTGTATGAGCGTATTCAAACGATTATGTCAGTCGAAGGATTTGGAATTGGTCTTTTTAGAGAAGAAGAAAACGAACTCTTTTATACAGGTTATATCGAAAAAAATGTGGTGTTGCCAGACCATAGTGAAAATGTAAATAAAGAAAGTATAGGAAATTGGTCATTTAATAACCAAAAAGCCGTTTTTATTAATGATTTAGAGAAAGAATATAAAAATTATATTTCAGATTTAGGAGAACTCATTGAAGGAGAAGAGCCTCAATCTATTGTGTATGTGCCTTTATCTATTTTAAATCACGACCAAACTGTACGAATTGGTGTTCTGACTGTACAGAGTTTTCAAAAAAATGCCTATACAGAAAGACATATTAGTATTTTAGAATCATTAGCAACTTACATTTCTATTGCTCTTAAAAATGCTGAAACATATACCGAACTAGATTTGGCACATGAAAAAACACATCAAGTAAATCAAAAACTTACTGATAGTATCCGTTATGCTCAAACGATACAAGAATCTATCTTATCAGTTCATAACAAAATGTATCGAAGTTTTTCAGAATGCGAAATTTTATATCGTCCTTCTAGTGGTGTTTCTGGAGATTTTTATTGGTTTTCTAAAATTTTACTCAAAGAGAAACAAAAAGAAAAAAATCCTTTTTTAGGCATAGATTTGAATGGGAAAGTATCAGCTAGAGTTTTGGCTGTAGCAGATTGTACAGGACATGGAGTTCCAGGGGCATTTATGTCTTTGATTGGAAACGGGCTTTTAAATGAGATTGTATTACAAAGAGGAATAATAGAGCCAAAATTGATTTTGAAAGAATTACATGAAGGGATTCGTCAGCTTTTGCGCCAAAATAAAAAAGAAAAACTTGAAAAATTAGAACAAGTAAATCAAGACGGAATGGATATTTCGATTTGTTTAATTGTCAAGAATGAAGAACAAAATAATGAAACCAATACATTTAAAATAGTGTATGCAGGTGCAAAAAGACCAATGTATTATACCAAAAATGGAGAATTAAATCTAGTCAAAGGCACACGAAAATCCATAGGAGGAAGACAAAAAGAAGAAGAAAGAGTTTTTGAGCAAGAAATTTTTGAAATACAAAAAGATGAAGTTATCTACCTTTTTACAGATGGAATAGCCGACCAACATAACATAAAATTAGAGCGAATTGGTAGTCAAAATCTATTTAGTTTTATTGATTCTGTAAAAGAACAAAATTTAGCTACTCAAAAACAAAAACTAGAACAGTTTTTAGATACCTATCAAGGAAATCAGAATCAAAGAGATGATATTACTTTTTTGATGGCAAAAATTTCTTGA
- a CDS encoding DUF349 domain-containing protein: MSTTNSANSTTNHDSNSVSNSFGYIKDNNVYLKAYNDKSDRQIGVVKESAEASIAYFEDRYQKLLEKVEEVAQAIEESQNKGSYLMKLVHIRESLETYNSIGDYTAVEKRILELEQGIEDYISENRVKNTEIKTALLAEAQELKDSDDWEEVSEYLKDLKMRWIRTGSVGEEDEEMSEEFDRCLDVFFERRKAFFDNERIVNDERILKYKRISNKVRKLNYQKEKTPEMRQEVIDLQKAWKDVGVIPKWKYLKLYRNYKREVDIFFGNPEQSNDSYGSYRQEPPIPTTPEGILEAKRKMTEEVEEIANKFENVHLNNVKTKQVQWKKMGIIKNNDEDRLLNNRFHAACSEIFTHVFLENDAKQNFEGYEEKTGFEQLKLKIKLIKDSIREEEPKLQQIAKNIPQDSYGRPMFDRNEPSHAPVRSEYMNLLNVIRTKKRLSKKFQNQLNSSYNF; encoded by the coding sequence ATGTCCACCACAAATTCAGCCAACTCAACTACCAATCACGACTCAAATTCAGTATCAAATTCTTTCGGTTATATTAAAGACAATAATGTTTACTTAAAAGCATACAATGACAAATCAGACAGACAAATCGGAGTAGTCAAAGAAAGTGCAGAAGCAAGTATTGCTTATTTTGAAGACCGTTATCAAAAATTATTAGAGAAAGTAGAAGAAGTAGCACAAGCTATCGAAGAATCTCAAAATAAAGGTTCTTATCTTATGAAACTGGTTCATATTAGAGAATCTTTAGAAACTTACAACTCTATAGGTGACTATACAGCCGTAGAAAAACGTATTTTAGAATTAGAACAAGGAATTGAAGACTATATTTCTGAAAATAGAGTAAAAAACACAGAAATAAAAACGGCTTTATTAGCCGAAGCACAAGAGCTTAAAGATAGCGACGACTGGGAAGAAGTTTCTGAATATCTTAAAGACCTCAAAATGCGCTGGATACGAACAGGCAGTGTGGGTGAAGAAGACGAAGAAATGTCAGAAGAATTTGATAGATGCTTAGATGTTTTTTTTGAACGACGAAAAGCATTTTTTGATAATGAAAGAATTGTCAATGATGAGCGAATTCTGAAATACAAACGTATTAGTAATAAAGTTAGAAAGCTCAATTATCAAAAAGAAAAAACGCCTGAAATGCGTCAAGAAGTAATAGACTTGCAAAAAGCATGGAAAGATGTAGGCGTAATTCCGAAATGGAAATACCTAAAATTATATAGAAACTATAAACGAGAAGTTGATATTTTCTTTGGTAATCCTGAGCAGAGCAATGATAGTTATGGGTCGTATCGTCAAGAACCACCCATTCCAACTACTCCAGAGGGAATCTTGGAAGCCAAACGCAAAATGACTGAAGAAGTAGAAGAAATTGCAAATAAGTTTGAAAATGTACATTTGAATAATGTCAAGACAAAACAAGTGCAATGGAAAAAAATGGGTATCATTAAAAACAATGATGAAGACCGTTTATTAAACAATCGTTTTCATGCTGCTTGTAGTGAAATATTTACGCATGTATTTTTAGAAAATGATGCAAAACAAAACTTTGAAGGCTACGAAGAAAAAACTGGTTTCGAACAATTAAAACTCAAAATCAAACTTATCAAAGATAGCATTAGAGAAGAAGAACCAAAACTTCAACAAATTGCTAAGAACATTCCTCAAGATAGTTATGGCAGACCTATGTTTGATAGAAATGAGCCTTCTCATGCACCTGTTCGTTCCGAATATATGAATCTTTTGAATGTAATCCGAACAAAGAAAAGGTTATCTAAAAAGTT
- a CDS encoding DMT family transporter, which produces MKSSTSAQNPLVVSWFLLILLALIWGSSFILMKRGLLVFSPLEIGALRISAAFVALLPFAVFHARKIPKSKWKYLLISGLLGNAIPAVLFPLAQTRLLSSVTGVLNGLTPLFTVLVGALFFSQKLKYKQLVGLGIAFIGAGLLSIAKKGGGFGDINIYVVFVILAAFFYGISLNVIKSNLSEVASFPIASCAFLTVGIPSILFLFFGTPFLSHFQETQEITTQTTLIPPIALVWKSFFYIVILGVVGTAIALIIFNKVIQLNDAVFASTVTYFIPIVAIFWGVIDDEPLQSGHFIGMALIIFGVFVANRWK; this is translated from the coding sequence ATGAAAAGTTCTACATCTGCTCAAAATCCTCTTGTTGTATCTTGGTTTCTACTTATTTTACTTGCTCTTATTTGGGGAAGCTCATTTATTTTGATGAAGCGTGGTTTACTTGTTTTTTCTCCTTTAGAAATTGGTGCGCTGCGTATTTCGGCTGCTTTTGTAGCTCTACTGCCTTTTGCTGTGTTTCATGCACGTAAAATTCCTAAATCAAAATGGAAATATTTGCTTATTTCAGGGCTTTTGGGAAATGCTATTCCTGCTGTACTTTTTCCACTTGCCCAAACTCGGCTTCTGAGTTCGGTTACAGGCGTTTTGAATGGACTTACACCTCTTTTTACTGTTTTAGTTGGTGCGCTTTTTTTTAGTCAGAAACTAAAATACAAACAATTAGTAGGTTTAGGCATTGCTTTTATAGGTGCAGGACTTTTGAGTATTGCCAAAAAAGGAGGAGGTTTTGGAGATATAAATATTTATGTGGTCTTCGTTATTTTGGCTGCCTTTTTTTATGGAATTAGTCTAAATGTAATCAAAAGTAATCTTTCAGAAGTGGCTTCTTTTCCAATTGCTTCTTGTGCTTTTCTTACTGTGGGTATTCCTTCTATTTTATTTTTGTTTTTTGGAACACCTTTTTTGTCTCACTTTCAAGAAACGCAAGAAATTACTACACAGACAACCCTTATTCCTCCTATCGCTTTAGTTTGGAAATCCTTTTTTTATATTGTTATTTTAGGAGTTGTCGGAACAGCAATCGCTCTTATTATTTTTAATAAAGTGATTCAACTCAATGATGCTGTTTTTGCAAGTACAGTAACTTATTTTATTCCCATTGTAGCCATTTTTTGGGGAGTAATTGATGATGAACCTTTACAGTCTGGGCATTTTATTGGAATGGCTCTGATTATATTTGGTGTTTTTGTGGCAAATAGATGGAAGTAG
- a CDS encoding DUF4846 domain-containing protein, producing the protein MKTKNTSLLLFILLIIFGTTSCSFDSTKVKKGYSNEIIEDSKKTDNSISVQENSTEKILSIASTQTTVKNREEIYQIPLPQDYTRKEVSSTSFAYYLRHISLKEPNAPVKLYNGELKNYQQVHYRILDISVGKRDLQQCADAVMRLRAEYLFKTNQKDKISFNYTSGDAAIYEKWAAGYRPSIKGNKVNWNLKAKVDTSYTNFLKYMDNVFMYAGSASLSKELKPKNIEDIEIGDVFIQGGFPGHAVLVVDVAIHSETNKKIFLVAQSYMPAQDIHILKNFNDDKISPWYEIPTNKSDKIFTPQWTFEQNDLMSFDEK; encoded by the coding sequence ATGAAAACTAAAAACACTTCTTTACTTCTCTTTATTTTATTAATTATTTTTGGAACTACTTCTTGTAGTTTTGATTCTACCAAAGTCAAAAAAGGCTATTCCAATGAAATTATTGAAGATTCAAAAAAAACTGATAATTCTATTTCTGTTCAAGAGAATTCAACTGAAAAAATACTTTCAATTGCTTCTACTCAAACAACAGTAAAAAACAGAGAAGAAATTTATCAAATTCCATTACCTCAAGATTATACTAGAAAAGAAGTTTCTTCAACTTCATTTGCTTATTACCTTCGTCATATTTCATTAAAAGAGCCTAATGCACCTGTAAAATTATACAACGGAGAACTCAAAAATTATCAACAAGTTCATTATAGAATACTTGATATTTCAGTCGGAAAGCGAGATTTGCAACAATGTGCTGATGCTGTGATGCGCCTTCGTGCTGAATATTTATTCAAAACTAATCAAAAAGATAAAATTTCATTCAATTATACAAGTGGAGATGCAGCTATTTATGAAAAGTGGGCAGCAGGTTATCGTCCTTCTATTAAAGGAAATAAAGTAAATTGGAATTTGAAAGCCAAAGTAGATACAAGTTACACTAATTTTTTAAAGTATATGGATAATGTTTTTATGTATGCAGGTTCGGCTTCACTTAGCAAAGAATTAAAGCCAAAAAATATTGAAGACATTGAAATAGGAGATGTTTTTATACAAGGTGGCTTTCCTGGGCATGCTGTTTTGGTAGTTGATGTGGCGATTCATTCAGAAACAAATAAAAAGATATTTTTAGTAGCTCAAAGCTATATGCCTGCACAAGATATTCATATTTTGAAAAACTTTAATGATGATAAGATAAGTCCTTGGTATGAAATTCCGACAAATAAATCTGATAAAATCTTTACTCCTCAATGGACTTTTGAACAAAATGATTTGATGAGTTTTGATGAAAAATAA
- a CDS encoding transcriptional regulator, with the protein MADLRSIITDMDKEFNNRIRLGLMAAMMIEDWIEFKTMKHLLDLTDGNLASHVAALENCGYMEVRKKFIGKRPNTSYKITPTGRRAFEHHLQQMEELIKKARA; encoded by the coding sequence ATGGCAGATTTACGCAGTATCATTACCGATATGGACAAAGAATTCAATAATCGTATTCGCTTAGGACTTATGGCAGCGATGATGATAGAAGATTGGATAGAATTCAAGACAATGAAACATCTTTTAGACCTCACTGATGGAAATTTAGCAAGTCATGTAGCTGCACTAGAAAACTGTGGTTATATGGAAGTTCGTAAAAAGTTTATTGGCAAACGCCCAAATACTTCGTATAAAATTACTCCAACAGGAAGACGTGCTTTCGAACATCATTTACAACAGATGGAAGAGCTTATCAAAAAAGCTAGAGCATAA